The genomic region TAGCTGTATTGAGGCGAGTTGCTCCACCTGTCATTACGCTGGATCTCGGTTTGCCGCCAGATCCGGCAAACGTGAGTGAGGGGATAGCAACCTTGAAAGAGGTTTTGCGTCTGGCTCCCAGAACCAAGGTGATTGTCGTGACAGGGAACGACGATCGTACCAATGCGCTGAAAGCACTGGAACTTGGGGCCTACGATTTTTATCAGAAGCCAATCGATTCGGATGTGCTGAAGGTCATAATTGATCGGGCGTATCAGCTCTATGAGCTGGAAGAGGAGAACCGAAATCTCGCGTTGCGGCAGGGGAAATCGCCGCTGGATGGGGTAATTGCCAATAGTCCGGAAATGCTGGATGTCTGCCGGGTTATCGAAAAGGTGGGTCCGACGGATGCTACAACCCTTCTATTGGGTGAGAGTGGTACCGGTAAAGAGGTGCTTGCCAAGGCGATCCATGAAATCAGTGCCAGAAATGAGTACCCATTTGTTGCTATTAACTGTGCTTCTATACCGGACACTTTGCTTGAAAGTGAACTTTTCGGCTATGAGAAAGGTGCATTTACCGGTGCCGCTAAAAGAACGCTGGGCAAAATTGAGCATGCGAATGGAGGAACGCTGTTCCTGGATGAGATTGGTGATATGCCCTTATCGCTACAGGCAAAGCTGCTGCGTTTTCTGCAGGAACGGGTGATCGAGCGGGTTGGCGGACGTGCTGAGATTTCTGTGGATGTCAGAGTGATCTGCGCCACGAATCGGGACCTCGATGAAATGATCGGTAGTGGTACTTTCCGTGAGGACCTTTTCTATCGAGTGAGTGAAATTACGATCAACATCCCACCACTGCGTGACCGAGCAGGAGATGCGGTGTTGCTGGCGTGGGCATTTTTGGCAAAATTTGCCGCTCAGAACTCAACCAAGGTCAGAGGGTTTAGCAAAGAAGCACTGCAGTCTATTGAGGACTATTCATGGCCGGGCAACGTCCGTGAGCTGGAAAACAAAATAAAACGCGCAGTCATTATGGCGGAGGGTTCGCAAATCTCAGCAGAAGAGTTGCAATTGAGCGCAGGTTCAGAAGAGAGTCAGCCTTTTAATTTACGTGAAGTAAGAGATCAAGCTGAAGCAAGTGCAGTGTCGCGCGCCCTGACTTATGTCGAAGGGAATGTCTCCAAAGCGGCCGAATTGCTCGGCGTGAGCCGTCCAACACTATATGATCTTGTGAACAAATATGGTCTCAAATAGCAGCGGCGTGATGAATAGCAGAACGGCAGCTTCCCCCGCAATTTTGTTGATTGTAGGATTGTTACTGGTTTTTCCTCTTTATTATCCAACGCTCGGCAGCTTTTTTAACCTTTGGACAGCATCGGACTCAGATCAGTCCCATGGCTTTCTTTTGTTCGCCGTTTGTCTCTACATTTTCTACGAGGAGTGGAAAGCCAGAAAGGACAGCCTCTCTGTCAAGCCAAGATATATCGGCTTGATCGGGATAATTGTTTTGTCCTTGCTTTGGATGATGTCTGGTTTGGTCTATATAGAATCATTGCAGCAAGCATTATTTATTGCCATCTTAGCAATGATTATCTTTAGTTTTCTGGGCCTCAAGGATGGGGTACCGTTCTATTTTCCGGTGCTTCTGTTGTTGAGTGTTGTGCCGGTTTGGAAAGTGTTGGCGCCTTATCTGCAAACCGGAACAGCCGTTACAGTCGGCTACATGCTTCAGGCATCTGGGATAACGTCAGTCAGGGAAGGGTATCTGCTGATCATCCCAGAAGGCACCTTTGAGGTGGCTGAATTTTGTAGTGGGCTACGGTATCAAATTGTTGGTATTACGATTTCGTTGCTGTATGCAAGACAGTCTGGTTTCTACCTGAAAGAGACTATCGCATATGTTGCGTTTGCCTCTCTTCTAGCGTTTGCTGCCAATCTTATGCGCGTATATTCTGTTGTTGTGATAGGGCACCTTAGCAACATGGAGAGCGAGATCGTACACGATCATAATATGCTGGGTTGGATGATTTTTGGTGTTTTCATCCTCATCTATTTATGGGGTTCGCAACGTTATCTACCGATACGCTCAGCCATAGAACAAGTGGAAGGCGACGGTATAAAGTTGGCAGACGGGACCAAGCGCAGAAACCTGAGATTCACAGTTCTGGTTTTTTTTGCAACATTGACTGGCCCGGCGCTGGCCTTTTTCTACATGTCAGGTGGGGCGGAAACAGACAGTTCCAGGGTTGAATTGCCAGGTAAAATAGCTGACTGGAAGTTGGTAGAAAACAGTCTGACTTCATGGAAACCTGATTGGTTGCAGGGGAATTCTGTTGTTGAAGGTAGATACAGCGATGGAGCACATAGAGTTGATGTGTTTTTGTCCCGTTTCAGCTCACAAGAACAGGGTAGAGAGGCGATCAGTGTCCTGAATAAAGTATATGATTTTGACGTATGGTCGAGAATCTATCGGCGTGTTACCGATCTCGGTCAGGTAAATGGTCGTAACTTAATTGTTGAAGAGACTAGGCTGAAAGCCGCTGGGTCAGATAGAGGGCGAATTGTCTGGCGTTGGTACAATGCGGCGGGTAAGCGGGAACAAAAAAATATCAAAGCCAAGTTGCTGAATCTACTGGGTATTTTAAAAGGAAATCCTGAGATAGATGTCAATATGGTGAGTTATGACCTCGGTGCCGATGAGGATAAAACCAGGATCAGGATGGTCGGATTTCTACCAGGGTATCTGTCTGCGGTGGAGAAATAGTGTGTTTCAATCAAGATTGTCGTGAGGAATAGCTGAACTTGCAACTATTCAGAACCTCTATTATGAACACAATTGATTTATAAAAAACCGGGCATGGAATAAAAGACGATGTATATCGAAAAAAAGCGATTTCTCAAAGCGATATTGATGGCATCTGCTGCAGCGGCGATTTTGTTGAGTGGTTGTGGCGGTCAGGATGATGAACTTGCCTATCTGGAGAGCGCGCAGACTCATACGGAAGGGAAGCAGTATCAAAAGGCTGTTATTGAGTTAAAAAATGTTCTACAGATCAACCCAGGCAATGGTGATGCAAGATTAATGCTGGCAAGAGTTTATCTTAAGATCAGGGATGGCGCATCGGCTGAGAAGGAGTTAATACGGGCAAAGCAACTGGGTATGCAGGAGAAAGATTTCTATCTGATAAAGGGAGAGGCTTTGCTGCAGCAGCGGCTCTACAATCGAATCCTCGATGAAATAAAAGAAGAAGGGATTCAGGCTGCGGATCTGAGTAAAGTACAGATTTTGCGTGCCCAAGCGTTTGCCGGGAATAACAAGAAAGAGAAGGCATTGGACTTATACCATGCTGTTCTTGCACGAGAGGGCAGCTATGCGAAGGCTTATTCAGGGATAGGGCGAATCTTCCTTGTAGAAAAGGATTATGAAAAAGCTATAGAGGCAAGTGATGAAGCACTTCAAGTTGAAAAGAAAAATGTCGATGCATGGACCATCAAAGGATTAGCGTATTTCAAACTGCAAAAATTCCCTCTTGCGGAAGAGAGCTTTGAAAGTGCACTGGCTGGACTTGAACAGGAAATGTTTTCTCAGCGTAAGTTTGTTCTGCGTATTTCTTTTATTCAGACGCTGCTGGCACAGAAGAAGATTGATAAAGCTTCTGCAAATATCGAAATCATCAGGAAATCCATACCAGAAAATCCCTTCGTCTCCTATTTGTCAGCATTGCGCTACTTTATGGCGGGAAAATATGATTTGGCTGAAACGGATCTGCATCACGTAATCAAAGTAATGCCGGGCCATGTGCCTACGCATCTGCTTCTGGGCTCGGTGCACTTTGCCAGAAGAAACTATGAACAGGCGAATGATTTCCTTACAAGGTATGTCAATGAAGTACCGACACACATTCAGGCGAGGAAGCTATTGGGTGAGACACGTTTACGCTTGAACAAGCCTGGTGACGCGGTCGAAATTTTAGCTCCCATCGTAAATGATGATACCAAAGATGTAGAACTTCTGACTATGATCGGCAATGCTGCAAGTCAGTCGGGGCAAGATTCATTAGGTACCCACTACCTGAGAAAAGCTGCGTCAGTCAGACCTGAAAGTACTGGCATCAGAGAAGAACTTGCAAAAGCATATTTAAGGAAAGGTGCGATTGATCAAGCCATTGAAGAGCTGGAGGGGCTTTCCGACACAAATTCGTCTGATAGTAACCGCCTTCTTCTTATCTACGCTTATTTGAGAAAACAGGAGTTTTCGCAGGCAGTAAAACTGACGGATGAACTGCTGTCAGCTAATCCTGAAAGCCCAATACTGATGACGCTAAAAGGCGGGATTCAGACTATGAGTGGAGAGAGGGCCAATGCACGTACGCTGTTTCAAAATGCCTTGAAGAGCAAGAAAGACTATCTGCCTGCACTGTTTGCGCTGTCTAAACTTGATCTGGAGGATGGAAAGTTAACTGAATCGGGTGACAGGCTGAATCAGATTCTTGCATTGGATCCTAATAACGTGAACGCAATGCTTGGACTTTCACAAATTTCCGAGCGTAGGCAGAATAGGAAGCAAGCACTCTCCTGGATTGAGCAGGCAAGGAAGGCAAATGCTTCAGCCTTGGTCCCAAGGTTTGTATTGGCCAGATATTACCTGAAAACGGGTAAAACCGATGAAGCATTGGAAGTGTTGAAGGAGGTTGAGGCGATAAAGCCAACCGACGTGACATTCCTTCTATTGATGGGAAATGCTGAGTTGCAAATAGGGCGTTTCAATAAGGCGATTGATTATTTTGAAAGATATGTTCGGCAACAACCTCAGTCGATTGCAGGTTACATAGCACTCGCCACAGCAGAGTCGAAACATGGTCGTCTTTCCAGTGCAAAACGCACTCTGAAAAAAGCGCTGGAAATTAACCCAAACCATTTGCGTGCAACAATTCTGTTTATCTCTATTGAAACTAAAGAGAAGAATTATCCTGAGGCCGAACGACTGGCGATGATAGTCAAAGAGAATAAAAAAACGGAGCAGTGGGGTTACGTTCTCTTGAGTGATATCTATGTTCAATCGAGAAATTACGCAAAGGCTCAGGTGCTATTGAATGAGGGGCTGGCAAAGTATCAATCGTTCACACTGTCGGATAAGCTTTCCAAGGCATACTATCTCGATGACAAAAAAGATAAGTCAGTGGAAGTTATGCTGGAATGGGTGAAGAATAATCCTGACGACCTGAAGGGGACTTTGGCACTTGCATCCACCTACCAGAAAATGGATAGGATTGATGAGGCGGTTAAACTTTACCAAGGTGTTCTTGATAACAATTCGGGGAATGTAATCGCACTAAATAACATGGCGCTGATACTTTTTGAAAACAACCAGGAACTGGCGATATCATACGCAGAGAGAGCGTATAAAAATGCGCGCACGAGTACTGCAATTGCTGATACTTATGGTTGGATGCTGGTTCAAAGCGGCGATATAGAGAAAGGTTCTGAGATTTTGAGCAGAGTGGCAGTATCATCGGATGATCCCAATGTCTTGTATCACTATGCAGTAACTCTGCATCGAATGGGGCTGAAAGAGCAGGCAAAAAGGGCGCTTGCCCATGCCTTTGAGAGTGACCGGGAGTTTGAGGACATGGAAGGGGTAATGACTCTCAGAAAAGAATTGAATAAACGGTAGTATGATTGCACGCGCATTGAATAATCTGGAGATAGAGATGCAAGTATATTTTTCAACATTTTCCCGCAAGACATGGTTTTTTGCTCTGATGTTTCTGGTTACTGTGGGAGCGGGTTGTTCAAGCTCATCAATGAAGATGGAGTCCATCGATGCTGCTGACTCCGCTGTGAAAACAGACGCGACCCCGGTCTACCTGATTGGACCAGGTGATGCGCTCAGTGTCTTTGTATGGGGTAATCCTGAACTATCAGCAGATGTGATTGTTCGACCTGATGGCTATATCTCAACGCCTCTGGTAGAGGATGTCCAGGCATCGGGAAAAGCTCCGACAGACTTGGCTCGTGAAATGGAAGAGGAACTATCCAAGCTCATAAAAAATCCTAAAGTCACTGTCAGTCTTACAACAACTGTCGGACAGTACTCAGAACAGATAAGAGTTGTTGGACAAGCTTCCACGCCTCGCGCACTCCCTTATCGGGAGAATATGACTTTGCTGGATGTAATTATTGCGGTAGGTGGTCTGACAGAGTTTGCTGCTGGCAATAAATCGATTATCGTTCGCAATGTTGGTGGAAAAACAGAGCAGTACCGGGTTCGTCTTGATGACCTGATCAGAGATGGCGATATCTCTGCAAATGTTAAGGTGGTTCCAGGTGATGTTTTGATTATTCCTGAAACCTGGTTCTAGTATGCTCCACTTCGTAGTTATATGAGCATGTCAGTCAAAGAACACTGGTTAGGTATAACCTTTTCTGCGTTTATAATGATCGGCTGTATGATACAGAGTGACTGGGGTACGTAATGGTAAGTAGTATCGAAAAAGCGATAAATCGGCTGAACAAGGAGCGATCGCGCGATCAGAGTGACGGGGCGGAGCAGATTGTTGAGGCAGATGAGGTGTTGGTTGAATCTGATAACGTCGATGCTGAATCAAAATCAATAATCGGAGAGCAAACTGAGACCGCTAGAGATGTGCTGATGGCAGTCGACTCGGAAGTGTCCATCCCTGCTTCGGTTGAATCAGATGTTGTTGCTGCCGCACCTGGATTTCCTGAAAAAGATATCTGTGAAATTGATTTTGAAACCTTGGGTAAGGCAGGTTATCTAGTGCCTGATAGCGATCAACAGCGCTTGTCTGAGGAATATCGCATAATAAAGCGCCCTCTGTTGATGAATGCTTTTGGTAAGGGCGCCGCACCGGTTGAACGCGGTAACTTGGTTCTGGTTACAAGCTCTTTTCCTGGCGAAGGTAAAACCTACACGGCGATTAATCTTGGCGTCAGTATTGCCACTGAACTTGACTCCACTATCCTGCTCGTTGATGGTGATGTCCTAAAGTCATCTCTTAGCAAATTACTGGGGATGGAAGATAAGCCGGGTTTGATAGATGTCTTGGAAGACCCAACTATGGATCTTGGTGACGTGATTCAGAGTACACAAGTACCAAAACTGAAAATCCTCCCTGCCGGAAGACGACACCAAAACTCTACTGAGCTACTAGCCAGCGAAAGTATGGAGAAGATTTTGACAGAATTGGCTGAAAGGTACCCTGATCGTATTGTTTTATTTGATGCTCCTCCTATGCTGGCAACAACTGAAGCTGGTGTTCTTACTTATCGAATGGGACAGATAGTGATGGTTGTCGAAGCGGGCAAGACGGCAGTTGATGCTGTTAACGAATCGATTGCACAGCTTGATCCAAACAAAGTGATTGGTCTTGTTTTGAACAAAAGTAGAGTGAAGTCCGGCCATAAGTATTATGGTAGTTACTATGGTTGAATCTGTGCTCTTGAAAAAAATGATCTCTGGCAGAGGGGAAGCGACTATTAATCGGATATTCGTTTTTTCTTTGTTTTGTTTAATATATTCTAATGCCTTGGCGGTATCTTGGCATATTGAGCCCGTTGCCACTCTAAAAGGCTCATATACAGATAATGTAACGCTTGAGAGCAATGATCTGGCTGAAAGCGACTTTATTACGGAGATATTGCCGGGAATTCATATTTTGGGCGATGGAAATAGGCTGGATCTTGATTTCAACTATCGTCTTCAACATATTCGCTACCTTGATCATGCAGAGGCGAATAAAACCCAACACACGTTAGGTTTGGCAGCAAACATTTCGGTCGTTGAGGATCTGTTTTTTATCGATGTGAGATCAGATTTCACACAAAGGCCGGTTTTTTCAGACAGTGTGCGTGATCCTGAAAATATTGCGATTACCGACGATGTTACGGATGTATTTATGACCTCAATATCGCCTTACCTGAACCATCGATTTGGTAATTTTGCTGTAGGCCGTCTGATGTACACTGCACAGCGTGTGAAGTATGCAGATTCGGCAACGAGTGATGTTGATCATAGAATACTTGATGGCTCTCTGGCTAGTGGGACACGGTTTACTAACTTTAGATGGAATCTGACTTATCTTGATAGAAAAGAAGAGCCTGAGGCAGGAATAGCTACGAGATTTAAGATCGGAATGGCTGATATGAGATACACGCTCTACAAGAGTGTATTTGCTATTGCTAAATTAGGTTATGAAAAAAATACTTATAGTGTTCCAAGTGATAGTGATGAGACAGAAGGTGAAGTCTGGGGTCTGGGTTTAGGTTGGGCGCCAACCACTAGAACAAGTATGGAGGCTGTGTTTGGTAAACGTTATTTTGGAAACACAGCAAATGTTATCGTTATTCATGAGGGCTCGCTGTTCACTGTTTCTGCTCTATATGATGAGGACTTTACTACAGGGTCTTTTGTCGATGGGGGATCCCCTTCGTTTGATGAGGATGGGAGGCCGGTCTATGGAATCGATCGCCCATCAATTTCTACAGAAGTTTATCTTAACAAAAGGTTATCAGCCGACCTTGTTCTGGAGTTACGAAAATCGGAGGTTACGTTTACAATATTTGATACTAAACGAGAATATCAGACAAGAGGCTCCACTGAACACGTTTATGGCGGTGATGTCGTCTGGGATTGGACGTTAAGTTCCAGAACTACTGCCACATTTGGTGCGTTTTGGCATCAGACTGCACCATTTGATGATGTACCAAGAGTCGATGATTTTTATGGTGGAGTGCGATTTGAACGCCGTTTCTCACCTCATTTGACAGGTGGCGCTGACTACTCTTTTACAAAGCGTGATTCCGTGCTCGAGGAAGAGAATTACAATAGGAACAGGGTAGGTGCGTTTGTTACATACGAGTTTTGATACGGCTAGAGTGATATCGCTGTAGAGTATTGCGTCGAGTGTCTTGTCGTTTTCAGTAATCTGGAATATTTGGAAATTTATTAGGCCTCTCAGGAATGATACTTGGGGGATCTTTTATTCCTGGGATGTTTTTATATGCAGTCTATTAACTGGTATGTCGAGCGGCTGAAAAGCATGTCCCAAGAGGAGATTGTCTGGAGGGCAAAGAGTCTTGCCCGTGACCATTTTGACAAAGTACGCTTCGCCATTGAATGGCTGCCCGCCGCCGATAAAACTGGTTGTTACGGCGCGGGGTTGTCTAATATGGGATTCAGTGTCAGTAATGTCAGGCTAGGTGCTTGGGAAGATGCGGAAATTGATGGGTTGACCAGAGAGTGGCGGCAGAAACTTGTCGTGAAAGCTGATGATCTGATGAAACACAATTTTACCTTTTTTGATTTGAACAACAAATTTCTTGGGCATCCGATTGATTGGAATAGGGATCATGGGGCCGATAAGCCCACACCTCAGAGGCTGGCACAGACGGTTAATTATAGGGACTTCGAAAATTCAGGCGATTGCAAATTGGTGTGGGAGCCCAACCGGCACCATCAACTGGTTGTACTGGGTCGGGCATATCGGGCGACCGGAAATGAAAGATATGCAGCTGAAGTTGTATCGCAAATTGAGTCTTGGATGGAGCAGAATAAAGCAGGTTATGGGATGAACTGGCGTAGCCCTCTGGAGCTTGGGATACGTCTAATCAACTGGGTGTGGGCGGTTGATATGATCCGTGATTCCGGAAAGCTTTCTGAGGAGTTTGTCGGCCAATTCAAACGCAATGTTTATCTACATTGTTGGGACGTGGCAAGAAAATTTTCGAAAGGTTCTTCAGCAAATAATCATCTTGTTGGAGAGGCAGCAGGTGTCTATATCGCTTCTAGCTATTTTACCGATATGGACGCTGCAAAGAGATGGCGTGTTGAATCAAAAAATATTCTGATAGAGGAGATTCAGTCACAGACATACCCTGATGGACTCAATAGAGAGCATGCTCTCGGTTATCAGTTTTTTGTTTTGCAATTTTATATTTTTTCAGGGCTTGTTGGACGCTGGACTAATGATGATTTTCCAGCCTCATATTGGCAGCAGATCAAGGCGATGGTTGAAAGTGTTATGGCGCTTTCTCTAGGTGGTGAATCTCTCCCGATGTTTGGGGACAGAGATGATGGCTATGTGCTTGATCTTGGTTCTGAACCTGAGGATATTGACGCTATTCTATCGGTTGGTGCTTTACTCTTTAATGATGCAGGGATGAAGTCTAATGTAAATCGTTTTTCTGAGACTGGATATTGGTTGTTCGGTAATAATGCCTGGCAGCAATTTGATGCTATCGAAATTAGTGATACAAGCGATAGACTCGCTTCATGTGCTTTTATCGACTCAGGGTATTATCTATTGCAGACTGGAAGCGTAGGAAAATCGAATTGTGTCAGTGTTCTTCTGGATTGTGCGGAGCTTGGATATGGGGCTATTGCAGCGCATGGGCATGCCGATGCACTAAGTTTCTCACTCAGAGTTGGGAGAAAGGATATTCTTGTCGACCCAGGAACGTATGACTACTTTACATACCCTGAGTGGAGAAAATACTTCAGAACGACAAGTGCACACAACACAGTGAGTATTGACGGGCTTGATCAATCAGAGATGCTTGGCCCGTTCATGTGGGGTAAACGGGCAAATACCACCCTAGAATCCTGGGAAACCCTGGACGATATGACACTGGCAGTCGCCAGTCACGACGGTTATACAAGACTTCCTGATCCGGTGACTCATAGGCGTAATCTGAAATTGAATAACAATGATAACTGCCTTACGATTAAAGATGATCTTCTTACTATATCCGGGCATACAGCGAAACTTTATTTTCACTTTTCCGAGTTCTGCGATGTGAAACAGTTGAGCGGGAACTTATTTGGAATAAATGTTGATGGTCTGGATGAGTTAATTAATTTTCAGCTTGACGATAGGCTATCTGTGGAGATATTGAAGGGTAGTGATGATCCGAAGTGTGGATGGGTTAGTCGCGGATATCATCAAAAAGTCCCAACGGTAACACTTGTTGCAACAAAAAAATTTACCGGTAATGTGAGTTTTACAACGACGATAAACTGCGGGATAAAATAATAGTGTAAGCCTGCTGAGGTAATATTATCTTTGTAGAGCAGACGGGAGTTTTTTGTGCGTTTTCTAAAACTGCTTTTTTTCATCTTAGCGATGATGGTGGGCGCAGCTTTCACGGTGCTCAATGCAGAGCCGGTACTTTTTAACTATTATTTTGGCAGTCGTGAATTCCCGCTTTCAGTAATCTTGATTGGTACGCTTGGTTTAGGTATTTTTCTTGGAATCCTGTCAGGGTTGAATACCATGTTAGGCCTGAAGCGAAAAAACTCCATTTTGCGGAGACGTTCACGTCTGGTAGATGAGGAGGTAAAGAATCTTCGGTCTCTCCCGCTTAAGGATCAATAGGTATGCTTGAGCTTTTGCTCTTGCTTCTACCGGTTGCGGCTGCTTCAGGTTGGTTTGCTGCTCGACGGAGTGAGGCTAGTCGGGATAAAACCAGTAGCCAGGAGGTCTTTCCCGCCTATTTTAAAGGATTGAATTTTCTACTGAATGAGCAGCCGGACAAAGCTATTGATGTCTTTGTTAAGCTTCTGGAAGTCGATAGTGATACGGTAGAAACGCATTTGGCATTGGGCAATCTGTTTCGCCGTCGGGGAGAGGTGGAACGGGCAATACGTATCCACCAAAACCTGATCGCACGACCCACCCTTTCAAGAGAACAGAGAGCCCAGGCTTTGCTGGAACTTGGCCAGGACTATATGCGAGCGGGGCTGTTCGATAGGGCTGAAAATCTTTTCGTAGAGTTGACTGAAATAAAACTTCATAGTGAACAGGCGCTCTCCAATCTCCTGGTGATTTACCAGCAGGAAAAAGAGTGGGATCGATGTTTGGAGGTGGCGCAGCAGTTGCAAGCGAGTGACGGCCACTCGCTTCAGCCAATAATTGCTCATTTTTACTGCGAGCAAGCTCAGCTGCTGATAAAAAAAGGCAATACTGTTTCTGCCATAGCAATACTGAAGAAGGCTCAGTCGGTAGACAGTGGATGCATTAGGTCGACTATTCTGTTGGGGGAGATAGAGAAGTCAAAGGATGACTGCCGAGCAGCCCTCAAAATATACAAAATGGTGGAAGTACAGGATTCCGCCTATTTGACTGAAATTGTGCCTTCTTTGATCGAGTGTTATGGAAAGATTGGCGATAGAGCTGCACTGAAGGATTATTTGAAACAATTATATAGCAGGCATCGCGATACTTCCGTAATGCTGGCGTTGACAGATATTATTACGGCCGAAGAGGATGTTTCATCAGCTGTTGATTTTGTCCTGCAACACCTAAAAGCGCTTCCCGATCTTAAAGGACTTGACCGGCTGGTCACTCTAAACTTGCAGAATAGTGGCAGCAACCCACGAGAGAGCATGGAAACACTCAACAAGGCGGTCGCGTTGATGCTGGCTCGCCAATCCTCGTATCAGTGTGAACAATGCGGATTTTCTGCAAAAAACCTGCATTGGCAGTGTCCCAGCTGCAACAACTGGAGTAGCATGAAACCGATTCGCGGATTGGGCTGTGGGCCCAGAGAAAAATAGGCGGTTGGTAGCTTATTCAACATCAATTTTATGAGGCCGTAGGACAGATGAGTGACAATGCTTCTCGGGTTATCGTTGCCCTGGATTTTCCTGATGAAACCTCTGCACTGGAACTGGTCGAAAAACTTGATCCTGGTATGTGCAGGCTTAAGGTGGGCAAAGAGATGTTCACTCGTTTGGGTCCCTCTTTTGTCGAACAACTGAGTGGCAAGGGATTCGATATTTTTCTCGATCTTAAATTCCATGATATTCCAAATACTGTTGCGGCTGCCTGCAGTGCTGCAGCAGACCTCGGTGTTTGGATGATGAATATTCATGCGTCGGGAGGGCGCCGCATGATGGAAGCGGCGGCGGAAAGGCTGGCAGCTCGCTCAGAAAGGCCACTTTTGGTGGCCGTGACAATTCTGACTAGCCTGTCAAAAGAGGATATTGCTGAAGTTGGTTATCATGGTGAACCAGCTGAAAATGTCTTGCGCTTGGCGGACCTCTCCCTCTCATCCGGGATGGATGGGGTTGTCTGCTCTCCCCGGGAAGCATCCGATATCCGAGGCAGGGCTGGGGACGATTTTCTACTGGTTACGCCCGGTGTTCGACC from Gammaproteobacteria bacterium (ex Lamellibrachia satsuma) harbors:
- the prsR gene encoding PEP-CTERM-box response regulator transcription factor, which translates into the protein MLRSLLIVEDDPGLQSQLKWCFDGYEVQIAGDRASAIAVLRRVAPPVITLDLGLPPDPANVSEGIATLKEVLRLAPRTKVIVVTGNDDRTNALKALELGAYDFYQKPIDSDVLKVIIDRAYQLYELEEENRNLALRQGKSPLDGVIANSPEMLDVCRVIEKVGPTDATTLLLGESGTGKEVLAKAIHEISARNEYPFVAINCASIPDTLLESELFGYEKGAFTGAAKRTLGKIEHANGGTLFLDEIGDMPLSLQAKLLRFLQERVIERVGGRAEISVDVRVICATNRDLDEMIGSGTFREDLFYRVSEITINIPPLRDRAGDAVLLAWAFLAKFAAQNSTKVRGFSKEALQSIEDYSWPGNVRELENKIKRAVIMAEGSQISAEELQLSAGSEESQPFNLREVRDQAEASAVSRALTYVEGNVSKAAELLGVSRPTLYDLVNKYGLK
- the epsI gene encoding EpsI family protein, with protein sequence MNSRTAASPAILLIVGLLLVFPLYYPTLGSFFNLWTASDSDQSHGFLLFAVCLYIFYEEWKARKDSLSVKPRYIGLIGIIVLSLLWMMSGLVYIESLQQALFIAILAMIIFSFLGLKDGVPFYFPVLLLLSVVPVWKVLAPYLQTGTAVTVGYMLQASGITSVREGYLLIIPEGTFEVAEFCSGLRYQIVGITISLLYARQSGFYLKETIAYVAFASLLAFAANLMRVYSVVVIGHLSNMESEIVHDHNMLGWMIFGVFILIYLWGSQRYLPIRSAIEQVEGDGIKLADGTKRRNLRFTVLVFFATLTGPALAFFYMSGGAETDSSRVELPGKIADWKLVENSLTSWKPDWLQGNSVVEGRYSDGAHRVDVFLSRFSSQEQGREAISVLNKVYDFDVWSRIYRRVTDLGQVNGRNLIVEETRLKAAGSDRGRIVWRWYNAAGKREQKNIKAKLLNLLGILKGNPEIDVNMVSYDLGADEDKTRIRMVGFLPGYLSAVEK
- the prsT gene encoding PEP-CTERM system TPR-repeat protein PrsT, which codes for MYIEKKRFLKAILMASAAAAILLSGCGGQDDELAYLESAQTHTEGKQYQKAVIELKNVLQINPGNGDARLMLARVYLKIRDGASAEKELIRAKQLGMQEKDFYLIKGEALLQQRLYNRILDEIKEEGIQAADLSKVQILRAQAFAGNNKKEKALDLYHAVLAREGSYAKAYSGIGRIFLVEKDYEKAIEASDEALQVEKKNVDAWTIKGLAYFKLQKFPLAEESFESALAGLEQEMFSQRKFVLRISFIQTLLAQKKIDKASANIEIIRKSIPENPFVSYLSALRYFMAGKYDLAETDLHHVIKVMPGHVPTHLLLGSVHFARRNYEQANDFLTRYVNEVPTHIQARKLLGETRLRLNKPGDAVEILAPIVNDDTKDVELLTMIGNAASQSGQDSLGTHYLRKAASVRPESTGIREELAKAYLRKGAIDQAIEELEGLSDTNSSDSNRLLLIYAYLRKQEFSQAVKLTDELLSANPESPILMTLKGGIQTMSGERANARTLFQNALKSKKDYLPALFALSKLDLEDGKLTESGDRLNQILALDPNNVNAMLGLSQISERRQNRKQALSWIEQARKANASALVPRFVLARYYLKTGKTDEALEVLKEVEAIKPTDVTFLLLMGNAELQIGRFNKAIDYFERYVRQQPQSIAGYIALATAESKHGRLSSAKRTLKKALEINPNHLRATILFISIETKEKNYPEAERLAMIVKENKKTEQWGYVLLSDIYVQSRNYAKAQVLLNEGLAKYQSFTLSDKLSKAYYLDDKKDKSVEVMLEWVKNNPDDLKGTLALASTYQKMDRIDEAVKLYQGVLDNNSGNVIALNNMALILFENNQELAISYAERAYKNARTSTAIADTYGWMLVQSGDIEKGSEILSRVAVSSDDPNVLYHYAVTLHRMGLKEQAKRALAHAFESDREFEDMEGVMTLRKELNKR
- a CDS encoding sugar ABC transporter substrate-binding protein; this encodes MFLVTVGAGCSSSSMKMESIDAADSAVKTDATPVYLIGPGDALSVFVWGNPELSADVIVRPDGYISTPLVEDVQASGKAPTDLAREMEEELSKLIKNPKVTVSLTTTVGQYSEQIRVVGQASTPRALPYRENMTLLDVIIAVGGLTEFAAGNKSIIVRNVGGKTEQYRVRLDDLIRDGDISANVKVVPGDVLIIPETWF
- a CDS encoding tyrosine-protein kinase family protein, which produces MVSSIEKAINRLNKERSRDQSDGAEQIVEADEVLVESDNVDAESKSIIGEQTETARDVLMAVDSEVSIPASVESDVVAAAPGFPEKDICEIDFETLGKAGYLVPDSDQQRLSEEYRIIKRPLLMNAFGKGAAPVERGNLVLVTSSFPGEGKTYTAINLGVSIATELDSTILLVDGDVLKSSLSKLLGMEDKPGLIDVLEDPTMDLGDVIQSTQVPKLKILPAGRRHQNSTELLASESMEKILTELAERYPDRIVLFDAPPMLATTEAGVLTYRMGQIVMVVEAGKTAVDAVNESIAQLDPNKVIGLVLNKSRVKSGHKYYGSYYG